The sequence GCTGTTCTGGCTCGCGATCGTCGGACTCGGCGATGCCCACGTGCGCACCGCGGCCGCGCTCGACGCGATGCGGCGCGGCGCGATCGTCGAGGCGGCCGCGCGCGCGAGAGAGGCCGAGGCGCTCGGGGCCAAGGTCGCCCACGAGATCCGCAATCCGCTGACCTCGATCAAGGCGCTGGTGCAGCTCGCCGCCGCGGCGCCAGCGAGCGCACGCGAGGGTGAGCGCATGCGCGTGGCCCTGTCGGAGATCGATCGCGTCGAGCACACGCTGTCCGAGTACCTCTCGCTCGCGCGCCCCCTGACCGACGTCGCGCCCGAGCCTGTCGACCTCGTCGCGCTGCTGCGCGAGCTGGCGCTCGTGCTCGAGGCCCGTGCGGCCGAGTCCGGCGTCACGATCGCGCTCGAGATCGCCGCCACGCGGGTGTTCGCGGACCCTCGGCGGCTACGCGAGGCGCTCACCAACCTCTGCAGCAACGCGATCGAGGCGATGCCGCGCGGCGGTGTGTTGACGCTCGCGAGCGCGAGCGATGCGACGTCGGTGCACCTGCGTGTGCACGATCAGGGCGTGGGCATGACCCACGAGGCGGCCGCGACGGCCGGCGAGCCGTTCCGCAGCGGGCGGGAGGGCGGCACCGGCCTCGGACTCGCGCTCGCCCGCAGCGTCGCGCGGATGCACGGCGGCGACCTGAGCATCGCATCCACGCCCGGGCGCGGGACCACCATCACCGTGTCGCTACCCACCGGGGGAGACCATGGCAAAGATCCTGCTCGTCGATGACGAGCCCGCAGTGACCTACGCGCTCGGCGAGGTGCTCGAGCACCACACCACCGCCCGCGCGGGATCGG is a genomic window of Deltaproteobacteria bacterium containing:
- a CDS encoding HAMP domain-containing histidine kinase; the encoded protein is MEAHDRLRVEQLRAASTAFLRLRPAVVACGVAANAALLAATDAPRWQLLLVATTFAIGLSAFTIEALVLRRRLVSERWLTISLLATLATLAFAAACTGGMASPLLPVLAAPVVVALAAFGRSRRARLVLGAAVMIAAVLLLMPPVGPVPAAAGRIAAVSWLVALALFWLAIVGLGDAHVRTAAALDAMRRGAIVEAAARAREAEALGAKVAHEIRNPLTSIKALVQLAAAAPASAREGERMRVALSEIDRVEHTLSEYLSLARPLTDVAPEPVDLVALLRELALVLEARAAESGVTIALEIAATRVFADPRRLREALTNLCSNAIEAMPRGGVLTLASASDATSVHLRVHDQGVGMTHEAAATAGEPFRSGREGGTGLGLALARSVARMHGGDLSIASTPGRGTTITVSLPTGGDHGKDPARR